Within Verrucomicrobiia bacterium, the genomic segment TGGCCAACATGTCCAAGGTGCGCTTTAAGGACGTTGCTGGCCTCAAAGAGGCAAAGACAGAGCTTGAAGAAGAAGTTGAATTCCTCCGCAGCCCAGGGCGCTTTAAGGCGCTTGGCGCAGAAATCCCTAAGGGCGTACTTCTGATTGGCCCTCCAGGAACCGGTAAGACTTTGCTCGCCAAGGCCGTTGCCGGTGAAGCGGGTGTACCATTCTTCACCATCTCGGCCTCTGAGTTTGTAGAGATGTTCGTTGGTGTCGGCGCCTCCCGCGTACGGGACCTCTTTGCCAAGGCAAAGCGCATGAGCCCTTGCATCATTTTCATCGACGAATTGGATGCCATTGGTCGCCAACGCGGTACCGGCCTTGGTGGGGGTCATGACGAACGTGAACAGACCCTCAACCAAATCCTCGTAGAGATGGATGGTTTTGAAACCGATGCCGGCGTCATTGTTATGGCTGCTACCAACCGTCCCGACGTCCTTGACCCTGCCCTACTCCGTCCCGGCCGCTTTGACCGTCGCGTTGTGGTTGACCTTCCCACCCGCGATGAACGTATCGAGGTACTCAAGGTTTACGCAGACAAGAAACCGCTCGCCAAAGGTATTAACCTCGATGCCATTGCCAACCAAACTGCTGGTCTCTCCCCTGCCGACCTGAAAAATGTCATGAACGAGGCAGCCATCCTTTCTGCCCGCCGTGACCAAAAGGAAATCACCCAACCAATCCTCCACGAAGCCGTAGAAAAGATTCTGGTTGGCCCTGAGCGCCCTAGCCGTGTGCTCTCAGATTCTGAGAAGCGGATTACGGCTGTCCATGAGGCAGGTCACGCCATTGTAGGCCACGTCCTCCCGCTTACCGATGACATCCACAAAGTCTCTATCATCAGCCGCGGCATGGCCCTTGGCCTTACGTGGAGCCTGCCTCGCGAAGACAAGCACCTTATCTCAGAGGCCAAGTTCAAGGACGAATTGGCAATGCTTCTTGGTGGCCGCCTCGCAGAAATGCTCGTTTTCAAAGAGCCAACCACTGGTGCGTCCAACGACTTGAAGCGTGCCACCGATATGGCCCGCCGCATGATTACCGTCTTTGGCATGAGTGAAAAGCTTGGCCTCCGCACCTACGGCGAGCAGTCCCACGAGACTTTCCTGGGCCGCAGCATGGGTGAGCAACGCGATTACTCCGAAGAACGCGCCAAGATTATCGATGAAGAAATCTTCCGCATTATTGATGAAGCGGAAAAGAAGGCTTCAAGCGTACTGACCAAGTACCGCAAGGCACTGGACCACCTGGCCGATCTCCTTATAGAAAAGGAGACTGTGAGCGGCGAAGAGCTTACTGCCATTCTCGAAAGTGACACGGGTGTAAGCAAACCTGAGTCACCCCTCGCTTAATCGAGGTATAATTGGCTCATGGGTATTTTTAAACGTGTTGGCTCACTCTTCCAATCTGGTCCCGTAGGCATTAAGCAGGCCTCCATCCTGCTTGTCCTCACCGCCGTCCTCAGCAACGCCCTTGGCCTCCTGAGGAACGTGGTGTTTTACTGGCTGATTGATAAAGGTGAGTTAAGCATTTACTACGCCAGCTTCCGCATTCCTGACCTCCTCTTTAACGTGCTTATCTTTGGGGCAATTGGAAGCGCATTCGTGCCAATCCTGTCCCGTACCCTCGCCAAGCACAAAGAGGAAGATGCCCGTGTCTTTGCCGACCAGACCTTCACCTGGTTAACTGTCATCTTTGTAGCGCTTGCGGCAGTCTTCGCCATCTTCATGGAGCCGCTCATGCGCCTCGTGGTGCATGGGTTTGATCCGGAGCGCTTCAACGCCACGGTACACCTCAGCCGCATCCTTATGCTGCAGAGCGTGTTCTTTGCCTGGTCGTTTATCTGCGGTGGGTACCTCAACAGCTTCCGACGCTTTGGCTCGCCTGCGTTTGCACCCCTCATGTACAACTTGGCAATCATCGCCAGTACTTTTGTAGCTGCAAAAACTGGCATCGAGGCAATTGCGTACGGCGTCATTGTGGGTGCCATCCTCCACTTTGGGATTCAGTTTATTGAGATGCGGCGTACCGGCTATATGCCACGCTGGAACCTACAACGTAGTCCCGAGATACGGGAACTGGCACGGCTCATGGTACCTCGTAGCATCTCCCAAGGAATGAGTCAGATTGTACTCATTGTCTTTACGG encodes:
- the ftsH gene encoding ATP-dependent zinc metalloprotease FtsH; the protein is MDEREQPELEQMEQETPPRRPVRRPSKGRGGMPMPPQPGCSRNFAWIVLALIAFAVLSYAYNPNRTEPETLGISDVANKVQNGEVKKIVVENDTDLTVTLSDGKEVKSSLRQNDTLKDYDITRDKTEIEIKFDATGTIWLVLLQTLLPALIIVGLIIYMFRATAGQNMKAMSFGQSRAKLANMSKVRFKDVAGLKEAKTELEEEVEFLRSPGRFKALGAEIPKGVLLIGPPGTGKTLLAKAVAGEAGVPFFTISASEFVEMFVGVGASRVRDLFAKAKRMSPCIIFIDELDAIGRQRGTGLGGGHDEREQTLNQILVEMDGFETDAGVIVMAATNRPDVLDPALLRPGRFDRRVVVDLPTRDERIEVLKVYADKKPLAKGINLDAIANQTAGLSPADLKNVMNEAAILSARRDQKEITQPILHEAVEKILVGPERPSRVLSDSEKRITAVHEAGHAIVGHVLPLTDDIHKVSIISRGMALGLTWSLPREDKHLISEAKFKDELAMLLGGRLAEMLVFKEPTTGASNDLKRATDMARRMITVFGMSEKLGLRTYGEQSHETFLGRSMGEQRDYSEERAKIIDEEIFRIIDEAEKKASSVLTKYRKALDHLADLLIEKETVSGEELTAILESDTGVSKPESPLA